The following proteins come from a genomic window of Yinghuangia sp. ASG 101:
- the cmk gene encoding (d)CMP kinase, with product METRTPLATIVIAVDGPSGSGKSSVSRAVARRLGLRYLDTGAMYRAMTWWMLHNGIDVHDAGAVAAAADKPELASGTDPADPAITADGTDVAGPIRGPEVTAAVSAVSAVPEVRTRLVALQRAVIGTGGIVVEGRDIGTVVAPDAALKVYLTASEAARAARRNAETGDPAVTVGATRADLARRDALDSGRATAPLAMADDGILVDTTEMDRDQVVEHLLALAADRAEGAAQ from the coding sequence GTGGAAACACGCACGCCGCTCGCGACGATCGTGATCGCGGTCGACGGCCCGTCCGGCTCCGGCAAGTCGAGTGTGTCGCGCGCCGTCGCCCGGCGCCTCGGGCTGCGCTACCTCGACACCGGCGCGATGTACCGCGCGATGACGTGGTGGATGCTGCACAACGGCATCGACGTCCACGACGCCGGGGCCGTCGCGGCTGCGGCCGACAAACCCGAGCTGGCCTCCGGCACCGACCCCGCCGACCCGGCCATCACCGCTGACGGCACCGACGTCGCCGGGCCGATCCGAGGCCCCGAGGTCACCGCCGCGGTCAGCGCGGTCAGCGCCGTCCCGGAGGTCCGCACCCGCCTCGTCGCCCTGCAGCGCGCGGTCATCGGCACCGGCGGGATCGTCGTGGAGGGCCGCGACATCGGCACCGTCGTGGCACCCGACGCCGCGCTCAAGGTCTACCTCACCGCCAGCGAGGCCGCCCGCGCCGCCCGCCGCAACGCCGAGACCGGCGACCCCGCGGTCACCGTCGGCGCCACCCGGGCCGACCTGGCCCGCCGCGACGCCCTCGACTCGGGGCGTGCCACCGCGCCCCTGGCCATGGCCGACGACGGCATCCTCGTCGACACCACCGAGATGGACCGCGACCAGGTCGTCGAGCACCTTCTCGCGCTCGCCGCCGACCGCGCGGAGGGCGCCGCGCAGTGA
- a CDS encoding lysophospholipid acyltransferase family protein — MSLAPARPTADGARRRWPVPTDITKPPLSAAAHRIGIPLLRSFWRIRSLGTHHVPLGGPVILAGNHTNFADGPLLFAFCPRPVHFLVKQEMFTGVLDPVLRGIGHIPVNRGTADRGMITDSLAVLRAGNALGVFPEGTRGAGDFHEVHNGLAYLAMRSGAPIVPVACLGTGDRGTSAGAMPAFRARIDVVYGKPFPAAPDSRTRSRSVVTEASRHIVERLTAHLHEAARLTGRSAARGDDPAATPAVDASA, encoded by the coding sequence GTGAGCCTTGCACCCGCCAGGCCGACGGCGGACGGCGCACGCCGCCGCTGGCCGGTCCCCACCGACATCACCAAACCGCCGCTGTCGGCCGCCGCCCACCGCATCGGCATCCCGCTGCTGCGCTCGTTCTGGCGGATCCGGTCACTCGGCACCCACCACGTACCGCTCGGCGGGCCGGTGATCCTCGCCGGCAACCACACCAACTTCGCCGACGGCCCGCTGCTGTTCGCGTTCTGCCCGCGCCCGGTGCACTTCCTCGTCAAACAGGAGATGTTCACCGGCGTCCTGGACCCGGTCCTGCGCGGCATCGGCCACATCCCGGTCAACCGCGGCACCGCCGACCGCGGCATGATCACCGACTCGCTCGCCGTACTGCGGGCCGGGAACGCGCTCGGCGTCTTCCCCGAGGGCACCCGGGGCGCGGGGGACTTCCACGAAGTGCACAACGGCCTCGCGTACCTCGCCATGCGCTCCGGCGCGCCGATCGTCCCGGTCGCGTGCCTCGGCACCGGCGACCGCGGGACGTCCGCCGGTGCCATGCCCGCGTTCCGCGCGAGGATCGACGTCGTGTACGGCAAGCCGTTCCCGGCCGCGCCCGACTCGCGCACCCGCTCGCGCAGCGTCGTCACCGAGGCATCGCGGCACATCGTCGAGCGACTGACCGCCCATCTCCACGAGGCCGCGCGCCTGACCGGCCGGAGCGCCGCCCGGGGCGACGACCCCGCCGCGACCCCGGCCGTCGACGCGAGCGCCTGA
- the der gene encoding ribosome biogenesis GTPase Der: MQHDAGSGASADEFPGTFDPEAWEADYDPDEWVDAGGDLLGGGEEEAEAHAHMPVLAVVGRPNVGKSTLVNRIIGRRQAVVEDTPGVTRDRVKYDADWNGRRFTVVDTGGWEKDVQGIDLSVALQAEFAIDNADAILFVVDATVGATDTDEAVVKLLRRAGKPVVLAANKVDNMAQEADAATLWSLGLGEPYPVSAVHGRGSGDLLDAVLAVLPEAPAQRFGTAVGGPRRVALLGRPNVGKSSLLNKLAGETRVVVDPLAGTTRDPVDELVELGGKTWKFVDTAGIRRRVHLTQGADFYASLRTTAALEKAEVAVILIDASERLAEQDTRIISLAVDSGRAIVIAYNKWDLLDEERRYYLEREIEQDLVQVQWAPRVNVSAKTGRHMEKLVPAIETALESWETRIPTGRLNAFLGQIVAAHPHPVRGGKQPRILFGTQAGTKPPRFVLFTSGFLEAGYRRFVERRLREEFGFPGTPIEIRMKVREKRSRKPGR; encoded by the coding sequence ATGCAGCACGACGCCGGTTCCGGCGCATCCGCCGACGAATTCCCGGGGACGTTCGACCCCGAGGCGTGGGAGGCCGACTACGACCCCGACGAATGGGTCGACGCCGGAGGCGACCTCCTCGGCGGCGGCGAGGAAGAGGCCGAGGCGCACGCCCACATGCCCGTCCTCGCCGTCGTCGGCCGCCCCAACGTCGGCAAGTCCACCCTGGTCAACCGCATCATCGGCCGCCGCCAGGCGGTGGTCGAGGACACCCCCGGGGTCACCCGCGACCGGGTGAAGTACGACGCCGACTGGAACGGCCGCCGCTTCACCGTCGTCGACACCGGCGGCTGGGAGAAGGACGTCCAAGGCATCGACCTGTCCGTCGCCCTCCAGGCCGAATTCGCGATCGACAACGCCGACGCGATCCTGTTCGTCGTCGACGCGACGGTCGGCGCGACCGACACCGACGAGGCGGTCGTCAAACTCCTGCGCCGCGCCGGGAAGCCCGTCGTCCTCGCCGCCAACAAGGTCGACAACATGGCCCAGGAGGCCGACGCCGCCACCCTGTGGTCGCTCGGCCTCGGCGAGCCCTACCCCGTCTCGGCCGTGCACGGCCGGGGGAGCGGCGACCTGCTCGACGCGGTCCTCGCGGTGCTGCCCGAGGCCCCCGCGCAGCGCTTCGGCACCGCCGTCGGCGGACCGCGCCGCGTCGCGCTCCTCGGCCGCCCCAACGTCGGCAAGTCGTCGCTGCTCAACAAGCTCGCCGGGGAGACCCGCGTGGTCGTCGACCCGCTCGCCGGCACCACCCGGGACCCGGTCGACGAACTCGTCGAACTCGGGGGGAAAACCTGGAAGTTCGTCGACACCGCGGGCATCCGGCGGCGCGTGCACCTGACGCAGGGCGCCGACTTCTACGCGTCGCTGCGCACCACCGCCGCGCTGGAGAAGGCCGAGGTCGCGGTCATCCTCATCGACGCGAGCGAGCGCCTGGCCGAGCAGGACACGCGCATCATCTCGCTCGCGGTGGACTCGGGCCGCGCGATCGTCATCGCGTACAACAAGTGGGACCTGCTGGACGAGGAGCGCCGCTACTACCTCGAACGCGAGATCGAACAGGACCTCGTGCAGGTGCAGTGGGCGCCGCGCGTCAACGTCTCCGCGAAGACCGGGCGGCACATGGAGAAGCTGGTGCCGGCCATCGAGACGGCCCTGGAGAGCTGGGAGACGCGGATCCCGACCGGGCGCCTCAACGCGTTCCTCGGCCAGATCGTCGCCGCCCACCCGCACCCGGTACGCGGCGGCAAGCAGCCCCGCATCCTCTTCGGCACCCAGGCCGGCACGAAGCCTCCGCGCTTCGTCCTGTTCACGTCGGGCTTCCTGGAGGCCGGCTACCGCCGCTTCGTCGAACGCCGCCTCCGCGAGGAGTTCGGCTTCCCCGGCACGCCGATCGAGATCCGCATGAAGGTCCGCGAGAAGCGGTCGCGCAAGCCCGGCCGCTGA
- the bioA gene encoding adenosylmethionine--8-amino-7-oxononanoate transaminase: protein MNTAEPHDRVPAGSTDSGGGRRVDGDELVAYDRRHIWHPYAGALGDAPLFPVVSAAGVRLRLADGRELIDGMASWWSAIHGYNHPSLNAAARRQLDAMAHVMFGGLTHPPAVELARRLVDLTPKPLQRVFPADSGSVAVEVALKMALQYQRARGRDSRTRMLTVRGGYHGDTFAAMAICDPDGGMHSLWSGALPEQLFAPTPPSGFDRPITEDDTAALAELLTKHQDEVAAVVLEPIVQGTGGMRFHAPAYLRRVRELCDEAGVLLIADEIATGFGRTGAMFACDHAGIAPDILCVGKALTGGYLTMAATLCTDEIAETISRAHGAFMHGPTFMANPLAAAVAVASIDLLVSGPWQERVAALESGLRTGLAPARELPQVADVRVLGGIGVIELHEPVDMARVQPAFVERGVWIRPFGKLVYTMPPYVMGGADLAEVTGAMVDVVGTVHPAPGR from the coding sequence ATGAACACCGCAGAGCCTCACGACCGCGTTCCCGCAGGCAGTACGGACTCCGGCGGCGGCCGGAGGGTGGACGGCGACGAGTTGGTCGCGTACGACCGGCGCCACATCTGGCACCCGTACGCCGGTGCGCTCGGCGACGCGCCGCTGTTCCCCGTGGTCTCGGCGGCGGGTGTGCGGCTGCGGCTCGCCGACGGCCGTGAGCTGATCGACGGCATGGCCTCGTGGTGGTCGGCGATCCACGGCTACAACCACCCGTCGCTGAACGCCGCGGCCCGGCGGCAGCTGGACGCGATGGCGCACGTCATGTTCGGCGGGCTGACCCACCCCCCGGCGGTGGAACTGGCCCGGCGCCTGGTCGACTTGACACCGAAGCCGCTGCAACGCGTCTTCCCCGCCGACTCCGGGTCGGTCGCGGTGGAGGTCGCGCTCAAGATGGCGCTGCAATACCAGCGGGCCCGGGGGCGCGACAGCCGCACGCGCATGCTCACGGTCCGCGGCGGCTACCACGGCGACACGTTCGCCGCGATGGCGATCTGCGATCCGGACGGCGGTATGCACAGCCTGTGGTCGGGGGCGCTGCCCGAGCAGTTGTTCGCCCCGACGCCGCCGTCCGGCTTCGACCGCCCGATCACCGAGGACGACACCGCCGCCCTCGCCGAGCTGCTGACGAAGCATCAGGACGAAGTCGCCGCGGTCGTGTTGGAGCCGATCGTGCAGGGCACGGGCGGCATGCGCTTCCACGCGCCGGCGTATCTGCGGCGGGTGCGCGAGTTGTGCGACGAGGCCGGGGTGCTGCTGATCGCGGACGAGATCGCGACGGGATTCGGGCGCACCGGCGCGATGTTCGCGTGCGACCACGCCGGGATCGCACCCGACATCCTGTGTGTCGGCAAGGCGCTGACCGGCGGCTACCTGACGATGGCCGCGACGCTGTGCACCGACGAGATCGCCGAGACGATCAGCCGCGCGCACGGCGCGTTCATGCACGGCCCGACGTTCATGGCGAACCCCCTGGCGGCGGCGGTCGCGGTCGCGAGCATCGATCTGCTGGTGTCGGGGCCGTGGCAGGAGCGTGTGGCGGCGCTGGAGTCGGGTCTGCGCACGGGGTTGGCACCGGCGCGGGAGCTGCCGCAGGTGGCGGATGTGCGGGTGCTCGGCGGAATCGGCGTGATCGAGTTGCACGAGCCCGTCGACATGGCCCGGGTGCAGCCGGCGTTCGTCGAACGCGGCGTGTGGATCCGGCCGTTCGGGAAGCTCGTGTACACGATGCCGCCGTATGTGATGGGCGGGGCCGACCTGGCGGAGGTCACCGGGGCGATGGTGGACGTCGTCGGCACCGTGCACCCCGCGCCCGGGCGGTGA
- a CDS encoding lipopolysaccharide assembly protein LapA domain-containing protein — protein MANTVKGGGSQNFFAQFDNRTWVAIVVVILSVWFILANTASASIRFWIPTVEAPMWIVLIGTFAVGMFTGWLVKARRG, from the coding sequence ATGGCAAATACCGTCAAAGGCGGAGGAAGCCAAAACTTCTTCGCACAGTTCGACAACCGCACATGGGTGGCGATCGTGGTCGTCATCCTGAGCGTCTGGTTCATCCTGGCCAACACCGCGTCCGCGTCGATCAGGTTCTGGATCCCGACCGTCGAGGCGCCGATGTGGATTGTCCTGATCGGCACCTTTGCGGTGGGCATGTTCACCGGCTGGCTGGTCAAAGCCCGGCGCGGCTGA
- a CDS encoding MDR family MFS transporter: protein MASTATPATARAGTAGDDAPMEHRQIMRALSGLLLGMFVAVLSSTVVSTALPRIIGDLGGGQSAYTWVVTATLLAMTCTTPIWGKLADLFSKKLLVQLSLVIYVSGSMLAGLSTSSGMLIGFRVMQGVGVGGLMALSQVIMAAMIPPRERGRYSGYLGATYAVATVGGPLIGGVIVDSALGWRGCFYVGVPFAVAALVILQKTLHLPVIRRENVKIDYLGAMLISAGVAVLLIWVTLAGDNYVWMSWQTAALVAAAVVLLGLAVFVESRAAEPVIPTWLFRDRTILLAVIGSVGVGLAMMGATVFLSQYFQIARGETPTVSGLLTMPMIFGLSLTSAVVGRRITATGRWKRYLVIGGFALTAGLALMSTAREDTNFVILGVFMFVLGLGIGAMQQNLVLAVQNSVEVHQLGAASSTVAFFRSLGGAVGVSILGAVMSHRVGGYLADGGLSSGGGAGGGIPDVRHLPPGARDVVESAYGHAVGDMFLVAVPFGLMALIAVLLIREKPLQTAKQVAAGSPAPAGQAASDTASDTVAGTVPATVADTASATREPSRL, encoded by the coding sequence ATGGCGAGCACCGCGACACCCGCGACCGCGCGCGCCGGGACGGCCGGCGACGACGCACCGATGGAACACCGCCAGATCATGAGGGCACTGTCCGGGCTGCTGCTCGGCATGTTCGTGGCCGTTCTGTCCTCGACCGTCGTCAGCACCGCACTGCCGCGCATCATCGGCGACCTGGGCGGCGGCCAGTCCGCGTACACCTGGGTCGTGACCGCGACGCTGCTCGCGATGACCTGCACGACCCCGATCTGGGGCAAGCTCGCCGACCTCTTCAGCAAGAAGCTGCTCGTGCAGCTCTCGCTGGTCATCTATGTCAGCGGCTCGATGCTCGCCGGGCTGTCCACCAGCTCGGGCATGCTCATCGGGTTCCGCGTCATGCAGGGCGTCGGCGTCGGCGGTCTGATGGCCCTCTCGCAGGTCATCATGGCCGCGATGATCCCGCCGCGGGAGCGCGGCCGGTACAGCGGCTACCTGGGCGCGACGTACGCGGTCGCCACCGTCGGCGGCCCGCTGATCGGCGGCGTCATCGTCGACTCGGCGCTGGGCTGGCGCGGTTGCTTCTACGTCGGCGTGCCGTTCGCGGTCGCCGCGCTGGTGATCCTGCAGAAGACGCTGCACCTGCCGGTGATCCGTCGGGAGAACGTCAAGATCGACTACCTCGGCGCGATGCTCATCAGCGCCGGTGTCGCGGTGCTCCTCATCTGGGTCACGCTGGCCGGCGACAACTACGTGTGGATGTCGTGGCAGACCGCCGCGCTGGTCGCCGCCGCGGTCGTCCTGCTCGGGCTGGCGGTCTTCGTGGAGAGCCGTGCCGCGGAGCCGGTGATCCCGACGTGGCTGTTCCGCGACCGCACGATCCTGCTGGCCGTCATCGGCAGCGTCGGGGTCGGCCTCGCGATGATGGGCGCGACGGTGTTCCTGAGCCAGTACTTCCAGATCGCGCGGGGTGAGACCCCGACGGTCTCCGGGCTGCTGACGATGCCGATGATCTTCGGCCTCTCGCTCACCTCGGCCGTCGTCGGACGCCGCATCACCGCGACGGGCCGCTGGAAGCGCTACCTGGTCATCGGCGGGTTCGCCCTGACCGCCGGCCTCGCGCTGATGAGCACGGCCCGCGAGGACACCAACTTCGTGATCCTCGGTGTGTTCATGTTCGTCCTCGGCCTCGGCATCGGTGCCATGCAGCAGAACCTGGTGCTCGCCGTGCAGAACTCGGTCGAGGTGCACCAGCTCGGTGCCGCCAGCTCGACCGTGGCGTTCTTCCGCAGCCTCGGTGGTGCTGTCGGCGTGTCGATCCTCGGCGCGGTCATGTCGCACCGGGTCGGCGGCTACCTGGCGGACGGCGGCCTCTCCTCGGGCGGCGGCGCCGGCGGCGGCATCCCGGACGTCCGCCACCTGCCGCCGGGCGCGCGCGACGTGGTCGAGAGCGCGTACGGGCACGCGGTCGGCGACATGTTCCTCGTGGCGGTGCCGTTCGGCCTGATGGCGCTGATCGCGGTGCTGCTCATCCGCGAGAAGCCGCTGCAGACCGCCAAGCAGGTCGCCGCGGGTTCCCCGGCGCCCGCCGGGCAGGCGGCCTCGGACACCGCGTCCGACACGGTCGCCGGCACCGTGCCCGCGACGGTCGCGGACACCGCGTCCGCCACCCGGGAGCCCAGCCGCCTCTGA
- a CDS encoding SDR family NAD(P)-dependent oxidoreductase, whose translation MTRTDDSDVPDYGARLRLDGKGIVVLGAGQGIGRQAAHALAQAGAVVLAVDLDPDLAGGIAAETGGHAWSGDATSRTDAAALWSHAEARLGRVHGVVDIIGMSRYRDLLSVTDEDWAWHHDIVLRHALLAVQFGGAHMARHGGGAITFVASVSGATGAPMHAAYGAAKAGLMSLVRSAAVELGPSGVRVNAVAPGVVWTPRVAAYLGEAGRAANADNAPLRDVARPSDIAGPLLFLTSDLARYVSGQVLTVDGGVGVKFPYPLPDMDAAPR comes from the coding sequence ATGACGCGCACCGACGACAGCGACGTACCCGACTACGGCGCCCGCCTGCGGCTCGACGGCAAGGGGATCGTGGTCCTCGGCGCCGGGCAGGGCATCGGACGCCAGGCGGCCCACGCCCTCGCCCAGGCCGGAGCCGTCGTCCTGGCGGTCGACCTGGACCCTGACCTGGCCGGCGGCATCGCCGCCGAGACCGGCGGCCACGCCTGGTCCGGCGACGCCACCTCACGCACCGACGCCGCCGCGCTGTGGAGCCACGCCGAGGCGCGCCTGGGCCGCGTACACGGCGTGGTCGACATCATCGGCATGAGCAGGTACCGGGACCTGCTGTCGGTGACCGACGAGGACTGGGCCTGGCACCACGACATCGTGCTGCGCCACGCCCTCCTCGCGGTGCAGTTCGGCGGCGCGCACATGGCCCGGCACGGCGGCGGCGCGATCACGTTCGTCGCCTCGGTGTCGGGCGCGACCGGCGCCCCGATGCACGCGGCGTACGGCGCCGCCAAGGCCGGTCTGATGTCGCTCGTCCGGTCCGCCGCGGTCGAACTCGGTCCGTCCGGCGTCCGGGTCAACGCGGTCGCGCCCGGTGTCGTGTGGACGCCGCGCGTCGCGGCCTACCTCGGCGAAGCCGGCCGCGCCGCCAACGCCGACAACGCGCCGCTGCGCGACGTGGCCCGCCCGTCCGACATCGCCGGCCCGCTGCTGTTCCTCACGAGCGACCTGGCCCGCTACGTCTCCGGCCAGGTCCTGACCGTCGACGGCGGAGTCGGCGTGAAGTTCCCGTACCCCCTGCCCGACATGGACGCCGCACCCCGCTGA
- a CDS encoding pyridoxamine 5'-phosphate oxidase family protein: MGEHIGHGVKQRDKVRMTPDEIAAFLAERHSMTMSTLNADGTIHSVGMWYGFLEGEIALESKAKAQKIRNLRRDPTVTLLVETGDYYEELRGVSVTGTAEIVEDPARIWELGVSVFARYTAPYTEAMRPAVEMMLNKRVVIKVTPTKTTSWDHRKLALPPTRP; the protein is encoded by the coding sequence ATGGGCGAGCACATCGGGCACGGCGTCAAGCAGCGCGACAAGGTCAGAATGACCCCCGACGAGATCGCGGCCTTCCTCGCGGAGCGGCATTCGATGACCATGTCCACCCTCAACGCCGACGGCACGATCCACTCCGTCGGCATGTGGTATGGCTTCCTGGAGGGCGAGATCGCCCTGGAGAGCAAGGCGAAGGCGCAGAAGATCCGCAACCTGCGCCGTGATCCCACGGTCACCCTGCTGGTCGAGACCGGCGACTACTACGAGGAACTGCGCGGCGTCTCCGTCACGGGCACCGCCGAGATCGTCGAAGACCCCGCCCGCATCTGGGAGTTGGGCGTGAGCGTCTTCGCCCGCTACACCGCCCCCTACACCGAGGCCATGCGCCCGGCCGTCGAAATGATGCTCAACAAGCGCGTCGTCATCAAGGTGACCCCCACCAAAACCACCTCCTGGGACCACCGCAAACTCGCCCTACCCCCCACCCGCCCCTGA
- a CDS encoding acyl-CoA dehydrogenase, protein MPIGYTAEHRAFAASVAGFVRRHAPVEKTRRELEALGGGVLPGFWGELAAAGVPATYVAAEYGGAGGGVLDLAVALEETGRGLLPGPLLGTVTAGAVLARYAGEDVAKALLPAFAEGAVGAVAVRAGLAARRTRAGWEVSGEVAPVPGAFGARYLLLGAYDDAGAELWFVVAGDKDGVVVEPLRGVDLARGVARVRIDGLEVAAAQVLPGVTTERVRRVTAVLAAAEAVGVARWCFETAVEYVRIREQFGRPVGSFQAVKHKAANLFTRLQVATAAAWDAARAADETAADAEEQFELAAAEAAVVCLPVARETALDCITLLGGIGFTWEHDIHLYWRRGVFLAQLLGARGGWAELLGRRALAVPEGGADRRFDLELGAEVAEFRSEVAARLATAKRLDEPARRHYLADVCGYVSPHYPRPYGIGATPAQQVVLQQEFAAAGLVQPSTIIGEFALPTIMAHGTDAQRDTFVPATLRGDIVWCQLFSEPGAGSDLASLATRADKVEGGWRITGQKVWNSKAHEAHYGICLARTDHEAPKHKGITYFVVDMSAPGVDVRPLRQANGQAEFNEVFLEGVFVPDEFVVGEINGGWAITRTTLANERVMIAGGPGMAGLGALLRDIGPGGARTASPELVACVGMFAAENWALRALALRSTLQQLSGLDPGAASSVLKLAVTEHQRAVQTARLERVAEDGLVAEGETGDLVTAYLSVPTVLLGGGTREIQLNVVAERILGLPRG, encoded by the coding sequence GTGCCCATCGGATACACCGCGGAGCACCGGGCTTTCGCCGCGTCGGTGGCCGGGTTTGTGCGGCGTCATGCGCCGGTGGAGAAGACGCGGCGCGAGTTGGAGGCGCTGGGCGGCGGTGTGCTGCCCGGATTCTGGGGCGAGTTGGCGGCGGCCGGGGTCCCGGCGACGTATGTGGCCGCGGAGTACGGGGGCGCGGGGGGCGGCGTTCTCGATCTCGCGGTGGCGTTGGAGGAGACCGGGCGGGGGCTGTTGCCGGGGCCCTTGCTGGGGACGGTGACCGCCGGCGCCGTGCTCGCGCGGTACGCCGGCGAGGACGTCGCCAAGGCGCTGCTGCCCGCGTTCGCCGAGGGCGCGGTGGGGGCCGTCGCGGTCCGCGCCGGTCTGGCGGCGCGGCGGACCCGGGCGGGATGGGAGGTCTCCGGCGAAGTCGCCCCGGTACCGGGTGCGTTCGGCGCGCGCTATCTGCTGTTGGGGGCGTACGACGACGCCGGCGCTGAGCTGTGGTTCGTCGTCGCGGGTGACAAGGACGGGGTGGTCGTCGAGCCGCTGCGGGGGGTGGACCTCGCGCGCGGTGTGGCGCGGGTGCGGATCGACGGGCTGGAGGTCGCCGCCGCACAGGTGTTGCCGGGGGTGACGACCGAGCGCGTGCGTCGTGTCACGGCGGTCCTGGCGGCGGCGGAGGCCGTGGGGGTCGCGCGGTGGTGCTTCGAGACGGCCGTCGAGTATGTGCGGATCCGCGAGCAATTCGGGCGCCCCGTGGGGTCGTTCCAGGCGGTGAAGCACAAGGCCGCGAACCTCTTCACGCGGCTCCAGGTGGCCACGGCCGCCGCGTGGGACGCCGCGCGCGCCGCCGACGAGACCGCGGCGGACGCCGAGGAGCAGTTCGAACTCGCGGCGGCCGAGGCGGCGGTGGTCTGCCTGCCGGTCGCGCGCGAGACCGCGTTGGACTGCATCACGCTGCTCGGCGGCATCGGCTTCACGTGGGAGCACGACATCCACCTGTACTGGCGGCGCGGGGTGTTCCTCGCGCAGCTGCTCGGTGCGCGCGGAGGATGGGCCGAACTCCTGGGGCGGCGTGCCCTGGCGGTGCCGGAGGGCGGCGCCGACCGCCGGTTCGACCTCGAACTCGGCGCGGAGGTCGCGGAGTTCCGGTCCGAGGTCGCGGCCCGGCTGGCGACCGCGAAGCGCCTCGACGAGCCGGCCCGAAGGCACTATCTCGCCGACGTGTGCGGGTACGTCTCACCGCACTACCCCCGGCCGTACGGCATCGGCGCGACGCCCGCGCAACAGGTCGTGCTGCAACAGGAGTTCGCCGCAGCCGGACTGGTCCAGCCGTCGACGATCATCGGCGAGTTCGCGCTCCCGACGATCATGGCCCACGGGACCGACGCCCAGCGCGACACCTTCGTGCCGGCGACGCTGCGCGGGGACATCGTCTGGTGCCAGCTGTTCAGCGAGCCGGGGGCCGGATCCGACCTGGCCTCGCTCGCGACGCGCGCCGACAAGGTCGAGGGCGGTTGGCGCATCACCGGGCAGAAGGTGTGGAACTCCAAGGCGCACGAGGCGCATTACGGCATCTGTCTGGCGCGGACCGACCACGAGGCGCCCAAGCACAAGGGCATCACGTACTTCGTCGTCGACATGAGCGCGCCGGGTGTGGACGTGCGTCCGTTGCGGCAGGCCAACGGGCAGGCGGAGTTCAACGAGGTCTTTCTCGAAGGCGTCTTCGTGCCCGACGAGTTCGTGGTCGGGGAGATCAACGGCGGCTGGGCGATCACGCGGACCACGCTCGCCAACGAGCGCGTGATGATCGCGGGCGGCCCCGGGATGGCCGGGCTCGGCGCGCTGCTGCGCGACATCGGCCCGGGCGGCGCGCGCACCGCGTCGCCGGAACTGGTCGCGTGCGTCGGGATGTTCGCCGCCGAGAACTGGGCGCTGCGGGCGCTCGCGCTGCGCTCCACGCTCCAGCAGTTGTCCGGGCTCGATCCCGGGGCGGCGTCCAGCGTGCTCAAGCTCGCGGTGACCGAGCACCAGCGGGCGGTGCAGACCGCGCGCCTGGAGCGGGTCGCCGAGGACGGGCTCGTCGCCGAAGGGGAGACGGGCGACCTGGTCACCGCCTATCTGTCCGTGCCGACGGTGCTGTTGGGCGGCGGCACGCGCGAGATCCAGCTCAACGTGGTCGCCGAGCGCATCCTGGGCCTGCCGCGCGGCTGA